One window of the Cryptomeria japonica chromosome 7, Sugi_1.0, whole genome shotgun sequence genome contains the following:
- the LOC131053774 gene encoding replication protein A 70 kDa DNA-binding subunit A-like, which translates to MQLAILLPKYSDLLLSETLKIGSILSLTAYACRNIWNSRTIVIFSLVVKFTNSPLLGKPRYLFKEQEQQMLGRDTPATTKRSLKFGIHLPPVQCESSVNISPIKALNPYQNNWMIKGRVTNKRKMHQYSTPKSTGQVFNFDMIDDEGTEIRITCFGDVAEMHYHRVEAGTYYTVSKGCIKEANTKWNKLNSHLEITLDNNSVLKRCDAVVDSQGNNSRFTPINEITYCTNNILVDVIGIVVVVGEPSLIRRKDGSEVT; encoded by the exons ATGCAATTGGCGATCCTCCTGCCTAAGTACAGTGATTTGCTGCTTTCAGAGACATTAAAGATAGGCTCTATCCTATCACTGACAGCTTATGCTTGTAGAAATATTTGGAACTCAAG GACTATAGTAATATTCAGCCTTGTCGTCAAATTTACAAATTCTCCATTGCTTGGAAAACCTAGATATCTGTTTAAAGAGCAAGAACAACAAATGTTGGGTCGGGACACACCTGCCACAACCAAACGTTCCCTTAAATTTGGAATACACCTCCCACCTGTGCAGTGCGAATCTTCTGTTAATATCAGCCCGATTAAAGCCTTGAACCCCTATCAAAATAATTGGATGATTAAGGGGCGTGTGACAAACAAGAGGAAGATGCATCAATATAGTACACCAAAGTCCACTGGCCAAGTGTTTAATTTTGACATGATAGATGATGAAGGCACTGAAATTAGAATAACTTGCTTTGGCGATGTAGCAGAGATGCATTATCATAGGGTTGAAGCAGGAACATATTATACTGTATCAAAAGGTTGCATTAAAGAAGCTAACACAAAATGGAACAAGCTTAACAGTCATCTTGAGATAACTTTGGACAACAATTCGGTATTGAAGCGTTGTGATGCTGTTGTTGATAGCCAAGGAAATAATTCGCGTTTCACACCGATTAATGAAATTACATACTGCACCAACAACATTTTAGTTGATGTTATTGGTATTGTAGTTGTTGTTGGAGAACCCTCATTAATTCGCAGAAAAGATGGCAGCGAAGTAACATAG
- the LOC131053768 gene encoding uncharacterized protein LOC131053768, with translation MVGMKGEVQLEPSNEQEVGDVDSVPLLQPPAIVSAEKDSEIHDEESDTSSAACCRICLEMEGSDPGDELISPCMCKGTQQFVHRSCLDHWRSVKEGFAFSHCTTCKAQFHLRTEIPEDYSWRKLKFRIFVARDVLLVFLAVQTTIAVMGSIAYLMDTNGEFRNSFSDGWDRLLSKHPIPFYYCFGVFVFFVILGIGGLIVHCSSVNNNDPCMAGCRNCCYGWGILDCFPASMEACGALLVIFVIIFAILGIAYGLLAATMAIQRIWQRHYHILTKRELTKEYVVEDLHGHYTPPKLEPEHEERLKALKLL, from the exons ATGGTTGGAATGAAAGGGGAAGTACAATTAGAGCCTTCTAACGAACAAGAAGTGGGTGATGTGGACTCAGTTCCTCTTCTTCAGCCACCTGCAATTGTATCTGCCGAGAAGGATAGTGAAATCCATGATGAAGAGAGCGATACCTCATCAGCTGCTTGTTGCCGTATTTGCCTTGAGATGGAGGGCTCCGATCCAG GAGATGAATTGATCTCTCCTTGCATGTGCAAAGGCACTCAACAATTTGTTCATCGTTCATGCCTTGACCACTGGCGATCAGTAAAG GAAGGTTTTGCATTCTCACATTGCACAACCTGTAAAGCACAGTTTCATCTGCGGACTGAAATACCGGAGGATTACTCTTGGCGTAAGCTGAAGTTTAGGATTTTTGTTGCACGTGATGTCCTCCTTGTGTTTTTGGCAGTGCAAACA ACAATTGCTGTTATGGGCAGTATTGCATACCTGATGGACACAAATGGGGAGTTCAGAAATTCTTTCAGTGATGGATGGGATCGACTGTTGTCCAAGCACCCAATACCATTCTACTATTGTTTTG gagtttttgttttctttgtaaTCCTGGGTATTGGAGGTCTGATAGTGCATTGTTCATcagtcaacaacaatgatccaTGTATGGCAGGATGCCGCAATTGTTGTTATGGATGGGGTATTTTGGACTGTTTTCCAGCATCCATGGAAGCATGTGGTGCACTCCTAGTTATTTTTGTGATTATTTTTGCGATCCTTGGCATTGCCTATGGGctgctagcagcaacaatggcAATTCAAAGGATATGGCAAAGGCACTATCACATACTGACAAAGAGGGAACTGACAAAG GAATATGTTGTTGAAGATCTGCATGGACACTACACGCCTCCTAAGCTAGAGCCAGAACATGAAGAACGTCTGAAAGCCTTGAAGCTCCTATAG